The Theropithecus gelada isolate Dixy chromosome X, Tgel_1.0, whole genome shotgun sequence genome includes a window with the following:
- the LOC112615379 gene encoding histone H2A-Bbd type 2/3 has protein sequence MSGRRSHRRSSGAGGRGQTRSRTVRAELSFSVSQVERGLREGHYAQRLSPTAPVYLAAVIEYLTAKVLELAGNEAQDNGERTITPLLLDRAVHNNRLLSTLFDTTIISQVAPGGD, from the coding sequence ATGTCGGGGAGGAGGAGCCATCGCCGGTCCTCCGGGGCTGGTGGCCGGGGGCAGACCCGCTCTCGCACCGTCCGAGCGGAGCTTTCGTTTTCGGTGAGCCAGGTGGAGCGCGGTCTACGGGAGGGCCACTACGCTCAGCGCCTGAGTCCCACGGCGCCGGTCTACCTCGCTGCGGTTATCGAGTACCTGACGGCCAAGGTCCTGGAGCTGGCGGGCAACGAGGCCCAGGACAACGGAGAGAGGACCATCACTCCACTGCTGCTGGACAGGGCGGTTCACAACAACAGGCTGCTGAGCACCCTTTTTGACACAACCATCATCTCTCAAGTGGCTCCCGGCGGGGACTAG